In the genome of Gordonia rubripertincta, one region contains:
- a CDS encoding GNAT family N-acetyltransferase: MPGIVDEFTGGTERSGSTPLDNPAHAALSGPHAQFAERVGTALRYHPDVCPMAALPDDPTAEDWADAARLVGPGGALLLPVVADTPPAGWQSEMHLPGVQMVDAGVPASPDDSAIRLTADDVPEMTDLVRRTRPGPFRKRTIEMGTYLGIRRNGRLIAMAGERLTLPGHTEISAVCTDPGHRGEGLASRLVLALAQGIRDRGAIPVLHAEATNVNAIRLYEHLGFQVRKEVLFQVVIAPS; encoded by the coding sequence GTGCCCGGAATCGTCGACGAGTTCACGGGCGGGACAGAGCGTTCCGGCTCCACACCGCTCGACAATCCGGCCCACGCCGCCCTGTCCGGTCCGCATGCGCAGTTCGCCGAGAGAGTCGGCACGGCTCTGCGGTATCACCCCGACGTCTGCCCGATGGCCGCACTCCCCGACGACCCGACCGCGGAGGACTGGGCCGACGCCGCCCGATTGGTCGGTCCGGGAGGTGCTCTCCTCCTTCCGGTCGTCGCCGACACGCCGCCCGCCGGCTGGCAGTCCGAGATGCATCTGCCCGGGGTGCAGATGGTCGACGCCGGGGTGCCCGCGAGCCCCGACGACTCCGCTATTCGACTGACCGCCGACGACGTCCCGGAGATGACCGACCTCGTTCGCCGCACCCGTCCCGGGCCATTCCGTAAGCGCACCATCGAAATGGGCACCTACCTCGGGATTCGACGCAACGGCCGCCTGATCGCGATGGCCGGCGAACGACTCACTCTCCCGGGACACACCGAGATCAGCGCCGTGTGCACCGACCCCGGTCACCGCGGCGAGGGCCTCGCGTCACGGCTGGTTCTCGCACTTGCACAGGGCATTCGGGACCGGGGCGCCATCCCGGTCCTGCACGCGGAAGCGACCAACGTGAACGCGATCCGCCTCTACGAGCACTTGGGATTCCAGGTCCGCAAGGAAGTGCTGTTCCAGGTGGTCATCGCCCCGTCGTGA
- a CDS encoding LysR family transcriptional regulator: MDLVRHLRFFVAVAEEGHFGDAAARLEMTQPPVSQGLRRLEKELGVQLIRRTSRGAELTDAGRDLLPRARLLIDDAARFLGEARHLHHGSEVLRWGAVPLAGAVAIAAVAQRLGDVSSGQEMLSATAVSLVEQVSAGTLDLAIVDAPCVTGTLATGPIVVFRRHVVVPANHPVTTTVRPRLRQLAGLDLCHPSRAANPPAHDQLIDRLRESGLDPRILPSSSSEHLVAAVAGSGAFGLTADAQRLASLDSISCLPIGRDATALRLRVVYRESALGEVADVATAALWKISKATG; this comes from the coding sequence GTGGATCTCGTCAGGCACCTGCGGTTCTTCGTCGCCGTCGCCGAGGAAGGCCACTTCGGGGACGCGGCTGCTCGGCTGGAGATGACGCAGCCACCGGTGTCTCAGGGGCTGAGACGCCTGGAGAAGGAGCTCGGGGTCCAGCTGATCCGACGTACCTCCCGCGGCGCCGAACTCACCGACGCGGGCCGCGACCTGCTGCCCCGCGCACGTCTTCTCATCGACGACGCAGCGCGGTTCCTCGGTGAAGCCCGACACCTTCACCACGGATCCGAGGTGCTGCGTTGGGGTGCAGTGCCTCTCGCCGGTGCCGTGGCGATTGCGGCAGTCGCACAACGTCTCGGTGACGTGTCCTCCGGCCAGGAGATGCTGAGTGCAACTGCGGTGAGTCTGGTCGAGCAGGTATCCGCGGGCACGCTCGACCTCGCGATCGTCGACGCTCCCTGTGTCACTGGCACTCTCGCCACCGGTCCGATCGTTGTGTTTCGTCGCCACGTGGTCGTACCCGCAAACCATCCGGTGACCACCACGGTGCGTCCGCGGTTGCGACAACTGGCCGGACTCGACCTCTGCCACCCATCGCGCGCGGCGAATCCACCCGCACATGATCAGCTGATCGACCGCCTCCGCGAATCCGGGCTCGATCCACGCATTCTGCCCAGCTCGTCGTCCGAACACCTGGTGGCCGCCGTCGCCGGCAGCGGAGCCTTCGGTCTGACGGCCGACGCGCAACGCCTCGCATCGCTGGACTCCATTAGCTGCCTGCCCATCGGGCGTGACGCAACAGCACTGCGACTCCGCGTCGTCTACCGGGAGTCTGCGCTCGGCGAGGTGGCCGACGTGGCGACGGCCGCACTGTGGAAGATCAGCAAGGCGACCGGGTGA
- a CDS encoding DUF5995 family protein, whose protein sequence is MNARRALCAGLAAVAVLVGGAGVLTPAANAAPASRCAPASTPETKQRLSELTDPSEIKTFDDARSTISDLRSELSKANNYLGTFPIAFDNILELVGPSIESGIYEDPEWASDLAVEVVRLYVGNLHEYVIGGKPQAHWAQAFALTTACDRSPGRVLLGQIFAHLLVDFPYALENIDTTVGHTRDFYTFGGALVDATPAIVKDVKSTYGVDLGPLFTAWFVGDLIGDSQATTLLFQSTRTAALVNSFGLQNPATRGVTVAEINALFQTSNVALDVMEKLGQI, encoded by the coding sequence ATGAATGCCAGACGCGCCCTCTGTGCGGGCCTCGCAGCAGTCGCTGTCCTCGTCGGTGGTGCCGGCGTACTGACCCCAGCGGCCAATGCTGCTCCCGCGAGCCGCTGTGCCCCCGCCTCGACCCCTGAGACGAAGCAGCGGCTCTCGGAACTGACTGATCCGTCCGAGATCAAGACCTTTGACGATGCACGCTCCACGATCAGCGACCTGCGTAGTGAGCTCAGCAAGGCGAACAACTATCTCGGCACGTTCCCGATCGCCTTCGACAACATCCTCGAGCTCGTCGGACCCAGCATCGAGTCCGGAATCTACGAGGACCCGGAGTGGGCTTCGGATCTCGCGGTGGAGGTCGTCCGCCTCTACGTCGGGAACCTCCACGAGTACGTCATCGGCGGCAAGCCGCAGGCGCATTGGGCGCAGGCGTTCGCTCTGACCACCGCGTGCGACCGCAGCCCGGGACGGGTCCTGCTCGGGCAGATCTTCGCCCATCTCCTCGTCGACTTCCCGTACGCGCTGGAGAACATCGACACGACCGTCGGCCACACCCGGGACTTCTACACCTTCGGCGGGGCGCTGGTCGACGCCACGCCGGCAATCGTCAAGGACGTCAAGAGCACCTACGGTGTCGACCTCGGGCCGCTCTTCACCGCATGGTTCGTCGGCGACCTGATCGGCGACAGCCAGGCCACGACGCTCCTCTTCCAGTCGACCCGGACCGCTGCACTCGTCAACAGTTTCGGCTTGCAGAACCCGGCAACCCGCGGCGTGACCGTGGCCGAGATCAATGCTCTGTTCCAGACGTCGAACGTCGCGCTCGACGTGATGGAGAAGCTCGGCCAGATCTGA
- a CDS encoding nuclease-related domain-containing DEAD/DEAH box helicase, translated as MPSVIPENPRFAAASEQVVFNALDEQLLDEDLLVVGQRVTDHSKDHEIDFVVAIEGAGVVCVEVKGGEVWHDGESWWQERIGQAPKRIDPVAQVRDGCYSLRDFVEHDPRWTQGRVRWDHVVVFPHSEVDSTFALPECPRWKVVDRTQLHQLMPLIRNVLLKKDVEVPGIDAEGIGRLRLALSGRGLPQRDVVARALENESVADTLTSHQAVILRAIHQLNRVEVRGGAGSGKTFLAVEQARRLAKDGQRVALVCYSHGLASFLRRLTATWKHKERPAYVGEFHELGIEWGAPTGPDEQERTQAAQDFWEHTLPQLMYELAQELPPGKRFDSIVVDEAQDFADDWWKPMLACLRDTESGGIYVFSDEAQRVFARQGSPPVDLVPLVLDHNLRNTKQIAETFKPLVGQRMQLHGGDGPAVTFVPCTAAEAVDVADDQIDPLLDKGWRPEDIALLTTGSRHAEQKARQAEGTKEYWASFWDGEQVFYGHVLGFKGLERRVVVLALNETKAWDRSRERLYVGLSRARDELVVCGDPEFVREVGGPQVARQLGIA; from the coding sequence ATGCCGAGCGTGATCCCCGAGAACCCGCGGTTCGCGGCGGCGAGCGAGCAAGTCGTCTTCAACGCGCTGGACGAGCAGCTCCTGGACGAGGATTTGCTCGTCGTAGGGCAGCGGGTCACCGACCACTCGAAGGATCACGAGATCGACTTCGTCGTCGCGATCGAGGGCGCCGGGGTCGTGTGTGTCGAGGTCAAGGGTGGCGAGGTGTGGCACGACGGCGAGTCGTGGTGGCAGGAGCGCATCGGGCAGGCTCCGAAGCGGATCGACCCGGTCGCACAGGTCAGGGACGGCTGCTACTCGCTGCGTGATTTCGTCGAGCATGACCCCCGGTGGACGCAGGGGCGGGTGCGATGGGATCACGTGGTGGTGTTCCCGCACTCGGAGGTGGATTCCACCTTTGCACTTCCCGAGTGCCCGCGATGGAAGGTCGTCGACCGCACCCAACTCCACCAGCTCATGCCCCTGATCCGGAACGTTCTGCTGAAGAAGGACGTCGAGGTTCCCGGGATCGATGCCGAGGGGATCGGTCGACTTCGACTCGCGCTGAGCGGCAGGGGTTTACCGCAACGAGATGTTGTCGCCCGTGCTCTGGAGAACGAGAGCGTCGCCGACACGCTCACCTCCCACCAGGCGGTGATACTCCGTGCGATCCATCAGCTCAATCGCGTCGAGGTGCGTGGCGGTGCCGGCAGCGGGAAGACATTCCTTGCCGTCGAACAGGCACGACGACTCGCGAAGGACGGGCAGAGGGTTGCCCTCGTCTGTTACTCGCATGGGCTGGCGTCTTTTCTCCGGCGACTCACCGCCACGTGGAAACACAAGGAACGACCCGCGTATGTCGGCGAGTTCCACGAACTGGGCATCGAATGGGGTGCGCCCACCGGCCCCGACGAACAGGAACGAACCCAAGCAGCGCAGGACTTCTGGGAACACACGTTGCCGCAACTGATGTACGAACTCGCACAGGAGCTTCCGCCGGGGAAGCGCTTCGACTCGATCGTCGTCGACGAGGCGCAGGACTTCGCCGACGACTGGTGGAAACCGATGCTCGCGTGCCTGCGTGACACCGAGTCCGGCGGCATCTACGTGTTCAGCGACGAGGCGCAACGTGTCTTCGCCCGGCAAGGATCGCCGCCGGTGGACCTGGTGCCGCTGGTCCTCGACCACAATCTGCGTAACACCAAACAGATCGCCGAGACCTTCAAACCGCTTGTGGGACAGCGAATGCAGTTACACGGCGGTGATGGTCCGGCGGTGACCTTCGTGCCGTGCACGGCAGCAGAGGCGGTCGACGTCGCCGACGACCAGATCGACCCGTTGCTCGACAAGGGATGGCGTCCCGAGGACATCGCGCTGCTGACCACCGGGAGTCGCCACGCCGAACAGAAGGCACGCCAGGCCGAGGGCACCAAGGAGTACTGGGCGTCGTTCTGGGATGGCGAGCAGGTCTTCTACGGTCACGTCCTCGGGTTCAAGGGGCTGGAACGGCGCGTCGTGGTGCTGGCGCTCAACGAGACGAAGGCGTGGGACCGGTCTCGCGAACGCCTCTACGTCGGATTGTCGCGGGCCCGTGATGAGTTGGTGGTCTGCGGTGATCCCGAGTTCGTGCGGGAGGTCGGCGGACCCCAGGTCGCCCGACAACTCGGCATCGCCTAA
- the nuoN gene encoding NADH-quinone oxidoreductase subunit NuoN produces the protein MTTSLVALSTTPLAAIETPSVEYAALSPMLIVFGAGVIGVLVEAFAPRRSRYSLQLGLSLGGLVVALAALATVTAAQTADGANGQFAMSGAVVMDRPTLYLQGLLLIIAIIAVGFMAERRLERVVAPVTMRTLAGAGVNDDQSGRAGLNGGGVDADMFTPSGASVPNTDAEFEATRAGAVTTEVFPLALLAVGGMMLFPACGDLLTMFIALEVFSLPLYLLCGLARRRRLISQEASLKYFLLGAFSSAFFLFGAAFVYGATGSLNLSTIGASLTDVAGTGGDTTLALIGLAMLAVGLLFKVGAVPFHSWIPDVYQGAPTPVTAFMASATKVAAFGALLRVFYVGFGALRDQWEPALWAVAIASMVIASVMAVTQSDVKRMLAYSSIAHAGFILLGLIAFDDAGLGATLFYLAAYAFTTLGAFAMVAVIREPDCDTAPSDTTASDTTTSGTSTSARTAAIHGTTATVRNPHLSGREATDLTQWSGLGRRYPLVGAMFAVYLLSFAGIPLTSGFIAKFDVFAAVAGNGGGVLVVIGVISSAIAAYVYIRIIVAMFFDDVPSHDAPHVVKPSILTTTGIAICTLATVVLGIFPQPLLDLADAAATFLR, from the coding sequence ATGACCACGTCTCTGGTTGCTCTGAGTACGACACCGCTGGCCGCGATCGAAACCCCGAGCGTCGAATACGCCGCGCTGTCACCCATGCTGATCGTGTTCGGCGCGGGTGTCATCGGGGTCCTGGTCGAGGCCTTCGCCCCGCGTAGATCGAGGTACTCGCTGCAACTGGGGCTTTCGCTGGGCGGGCTCGTCGTCGCCCTCGCCGCTCTGGCCACCGTCACGGCCGCACAGACGGCGGACGGCGCGAACGGCCAGTTCGCGATGTCGGGTGCCGTTGTGATGGACCGTCCGACCCTGTATCTGCAGGGACTCCTGCTGATCATCGCGATCATCGCGGTCGGGTTCATGGCCGAACGGCGACTCGAGCGGGTCGTCGCACCGGTCACCATGCGCACCCTGGCCGGGGCCGGGGTCAACGACGATCAGTCCGGCAGAGCAGGTCTCAACGGCGGCGGCGTCGACGCGGACATGTTCACACCGTCCGGCGCGTCGGTGCCCAACACCGACGCCGAATTCGAGGCGACCCGCGCCGGGGCCGTGACGACCGAGGTGTTCCCGCTCGCCCTGCTCGCGGTCGGCGGCATGATGCTGTTCCCCGCCTGCGGCGATCTGCTCACCATGTTCATTGCACTGGAAGTCTTCTCGCTGCCCCTCTACCTGTTGTGCGGACTGGCGCGGCGTCGGCGGCTCATCTCGCAGGAGGCATCGCTCAAGTACTTCCTGCTGGGCGCCTTCTCGTCGGCCTTCTTCCTGTTCGGCGCGGCCTTCGTCTACGGAGCGACCGGCTCACTGAACCTGTCGACGATCGGGGCGTCGCTCACCGATGTCGCCGGGACCGGCGGGGACACCACGCTGGCGCTGATCGGGCTCGCCATGCTGGCGGTCGGGCTGTTGTTCAAAGTCGGTGCGGTGCCGTTCCATTCGTGGATTCCCGACGTCTACCAGGGCGCCCCGACCCCGGTCACCGCGTTCATGGCGTCGGCCACCAAGGTTGCCGCGTTCGGTGCGTTGCTCCGCGTCTTCTACGTCGGTTTCGGTGCGCTGCGCGACCAGTGGGAGCCTGCACTGTGGGCGGTCGCGATCGCGTCGATGGTCATCGCGTCGGTGATGGCCGTGACGCAGAGCGACGTGAAGCGGATGCTCGCCTACTCGTCGATCGCGCACGCCGGTTTCATCCTGCTCGGCCTGATCGCCTTCGACGACGCGGGTCTCGGCGCAACGCTCTTCTACCTGGCGGCCTACGCTTTCACGACGCTCGGCGCCTTCGCCATGGTGGCAGTGATCCGCGAACCCGACTGTGACACAGCACCTTCGGACACGACAGCTTCGGACACGACAACTTCGGGTACCAGCACATCGGCACGCACGGCCGCGATCCACGGCACCACGGCGACGGTTCGCAACCCGCACCTGTCCGGCCGCGAGGCCACCGACCTCACCCAGTGGTCGGGTCTCGGCCGTCGGTACCCCTTGGTCGGCGCCATGTTCGCGGTCTATCTGCTGTCGTTCGCGGGCATCCCGCTGACAAGCGGGTTCATCGCCAAGTTCGACGTCTTCGCCGCAGTCGCCGGCAACGGCGGCGGAGTCCTGGTGGTCATCGGCGTCATCAGCAGCGCGATCGCCGCCTACGTCTACATCCGCATCATCGTCGCCATGTTCTTCGACGACGTCCCTTCCCACGACGCACCGCACGTCGTGAAGCCGAGCATCCTCACCACCACGGGCATCGCGATCTGCACGCTGGCCACCGTCGTTCTCGGCATCTTCCCGCAACCGCTCCTCGACCTCGCCGACGCGGCCGCGACGTTCCTGCGCTGA
- a CDS encoding DUF1275 family protein, with translation MATSERAPDVGVDREATRHVILMLVLTFATGVVDAGGFLGFDTVFLGNMTGNVLILGMGAAGADGLPVLALSLALVAFIVGAGVASLFLRSGRRGWSPRLTVVLAVSASLVAGTAVLVWLQPTEHIAAMFAIGMTAGAMGMQAAAARTIGVADVTTVVVTSTIAAWAIDMFSRPSRATILNRRLAAIVTILVGALVGALLVKVALWSVFAVAAVVSFVVVVCGHVLAAAGGGSDALG, from the coding sequence GTGGCGACGAGTGAGCGTGCCCCCGACGTCGGCGTCGACCGTGAGGCGACGCGCCATGTCATCTTGATGCTCGTGCTGACGTTCGCGACCGGCGTGGTCGATGCGGGCGGATTCCTCGGCTTCGACACCGTGTTCCTTGGGAACATGACCGGCAACGTGCTGATTCTCGGAATGGGTGCGGCCGGCGCCGACGGACTGCCGGTCCTCGCGCTGTCCCTGGCACTGGTCGCGTTCATCGTCGGCGCCGGAGTCGCGAGCCTGTTCCTACGTTCCGGGCGTCGTGGATGGAGTCCGCGGTTGACCGTGGTGCTTGCGGTGTCGGCGTCGCTGGTCGCCGGTACCGCGGTCCTCGTCTGGCTGCAACCGACCGAGCACATAGCGGCGATGTTCGCGATCGGGATGACGGCGGGCGCAATGGGCATGCAGGCCGCCGCGGCGCGCACCATCGGTGTCGCGGACGTGACCACCGTCGTCGTCACGTCGACGATCGCCGCCTGGGCGATCGACATGTTCTCCCGCCCCAGCCGGGCCACGATCCTGAACCGTCGGCTCGCGGCGATCGTCACGATCCTGGTGGGCGCCCTGGTCGGTGCGCTGCTGGTGAAAGTCGCACTGTGGTCGGTCTTCGCGGTGGCCGCGGTCGTCAGCTTCGTCGTGGTGGTGTGCGGGCATGTGCTTGCGGCGGCGGGCGGTGGTTCGGATGCGCTCGGTTGA
- a CDS encoding serine hydrolase, whose product MTVGPGELPAHVRDRIDRNVAEILADAGCSGWLHATTIGSPQISYSYDADAPVVLASVYKLAVLISLCRSADRGEIDLTSPVTVDPTRWAQGPTGLAALRDPITLSRRDLATSMMTVSDNVAADVLLDEIGLDRVREDLIGLGATSTRIVGGVAELHERLQRETGTSTVAEAFAALADPDCDTTVSAYDAAYTSSSTPRDCSTLLSAVWTDRAASAEMCAFIRDTMRRQVFTSRLASGFPFRRVTVAGKTGTLVAIRNEVGVVEFPGELPVAVAVFTRSARSEPALPQVDRAIGELARTVVTELRIPRE is encoded by the coding sequence GTGACCGTCGGCCCGGGTGAGCTGCCTGCCCACGTGAGAGATCGGATCGACCGCAACGTCGCCGAGATCCTCGCCGACGCCGGCTGTTCCGGCTGGCTTCATGCGACGACGATCGGCTCGCCCCAGATCAGCTACTCCTACGACGCCGACGCACCGGTGGTTCTCGCATCGGTCTACAAGCTCGCTGTCCTGATCTCGTTGTGCCGCAGCGCAGATCGCGGAGAGATCGACCTGACCTCGCCGGTGACCGTCGATCCCACCCGGTGGGCGCAGGGACCGACGGGCCTGGCCGCGTTGCGCGACCCGATCACCCTGAGCCGACGCGATCTCGCCACCTCGATGATGACCGTCTCCGACAACGTGGCCGCCGACGTCCTCCTCGACGAGATCGGGCTCGACCGCGTCCGAGAGGACCTCATCGGCCTCGGTGCCACGAGCACGCGCATCGTCGGAGGGGTCGCAGAACTGCACGAAAGACTCCAGCGCGAGACCGGAACGAGCACGGTGGCAGAGGCTTTCGCCGCACTCGCCGACCCGGACTGCGACACCACGGTGAGCGCCTACGACGCCGCCTATACGAGTTCGTCCACGCCTCGGGACTGCTCGACGCTCCTGTCCGCCGTGTGGACCGACCGCGCGGCGTCGGCCGAGATGTGCGCGTTCATCAGGGACACCATGCGTCGTCAGGTCTTCACCTCCCGACTGGCGTCGGGCTTTCCGTTCCGACGGGTCACGGTCGCGGGCAAGACGGGCACTCTGGTCGCGATCCGCAACGAGGTCGGCGTCGTCGAGTTCCCCGGCGAGCTCCCGGTGGCCGTTGCGGTCTTCACCAGGAGTGCACGGTCGGAGCCTGCATTGCCGCAAGTCGATCGCGCGATCGGCGAGCTGGCCCGGACCGTCGTGACGGAGCTCCGCATTCCTCGGGAATGA
- a CDS encoding OsmC family protein: MTDTATRLNDVDIAAVGQLVEAIQADNSKAQTTWAAHVQWNGAFASEARVRNFSPIGSDEPAALGGGDTAPNPVEQLLGALGNCLAVGYAANATVAGIELKDLRIDLKGDLDLRVFLGLAEGHAGFSSVTANVTIDSDAPREKLDELHAKVQASSPVGHTLGSAVPVDIVLS, encoded by the coding sequence ATGACCGACACCGCCACCCGCCTCAACGACGTCGACATCGCAGCCGTCGGTCAGCTCGTCGAAGCCATCCAGGCCGACAACTCCAAGGCCCAGACGACCTGGGCGGCACACGTCCAGTGGAACGGCGCGTTCGCGTCCGAGGCCCGCGTCCGGAACTTCTCGCCGATCGGGTCCGACGAGCCGGCAGCCCTGGGCGGTGGGGACACGGCACCAAACCCGGTCGAGCAGCTCCTGGGTGCGCTCGGCAACTGCCTCGCTGTCGGTTACGCCGCCAACGCGACTGTGGCAGGCATCGAACTCAAGGACCTCCGCATCGACCTCAAGGGTGACCTCGATCTTCGCGTCTTCCTCGGACTCGCCGAAGGCCATGCCGGCTTCAGCTCGGTCACCGCGAACGTCACCATCGACTCCGACGCCCCGCGCGAGAAGCTGGACGAACTGCACGCGAAGGTCCAGGCCAGCTCTCCCGTCGGCCACACCCTCGGCAGCGCGGTGCCGGTCGACATCGTCCTGAGCTAG
- a CDS encoding amphi-Trp domain-containing protein gives MSDELFEHETKTTLTREEAAQRLHDLADAIARHNEVSYVENNKTVRIDIPTQVKLKVEFERGEDESEIEIEISW, from the coding sequence ATGAGCGATGAACTGTTCGAGCACGAGACCAAGACCACGCTGACTCGCGAGGAAGCTGCGCAACGGCTTCACGACCTTGCCGATGCGATCGCCCGACACAACGAGGTGTCGTACGTCGAGAACAACAAGACCGTGCGTATCGACATCCCGACGCAGGTGAAGCTGAAGGTCGAATTCGAGCGCGGCGAGGACGAATCCGAGATCGAGATCGAGATCTCCTGGTAG
- a CDS encoding penicillin-binding transpeptidase domain-containing protein produces MRRWLVILSVLAVLVGTLSGCFLTKDSPEDTLRSFAEALQRGDVDAAAGLTDNPAAARTTIKSIFEGMGSTPKLSVTPDLVDDKKVTGTLDHQWQIRNGNTAYQTSVVLTETDSGWRVRWQPSVMHRQLRDGQSFSYSDDRAYRTPVLDTNARPLMTWQAVTLIDLERAQLVSAGQLARALRPIEPSITTATIRKLFDGNKAPSQTVIRLRDSDLERVQRSIRSIAGITTTEQGALLSATKALHSPAMAGLEDIWRSAIDATAGWSIQIVDKEGAPTHLVDSAQPGETSPVRTSLDRDIQAQAQRAVDRERRPAMIVAITPSTGGIVAVAQNDAADRSGAVSLTGLYPPGSTFKTITTAAALASGGVQPTSQVPCPGRTTIEGRTIPNEDEFDLGTVPLPTAFSRSCNTSMGALANKLPADALTSMARRFGIGADYTVPGLTTVTGSVPNADTPALRVENGIGQGTVTVSPFGLALAEASLARGETVTPTLIEGRGTTGDTEPRPIPDDVVRALRSMMRDTVTRGTAAALQDIPGLGGKTGTAEYGDNKNPHGWFAGIVGDLAFATLVVGGGSSAPAVQVSGEFLRPLSN; encoded by the coding sequence ATGCGTCGATGGTTGGTGATCCTGAGCGTTCTCGCGGTTCTGGTCGGCACGTTGTCGGGGTGTTTTCTCACGAAGGACTCGCCGGAGGACACCCTGCGGTCGTTCGCGGAGGCACTCCAACGGGGTGACGTCGACGCGGCCGCCGGACTCACCGACAACCCGGCCGCCGCGCGCACCACCATCAAGTCGATCTTCGAGGGCATGGGCTCCACCCCGAAGCTGTCGGTCACCCCCGACCTCGTCGATGACAAGAAGGTCACCGGGACTCTCGACCACCAGTGGCAGATCCGGAACGGGAACACCGCCTATCAGACGTCGGTCGTCCTCACCGAGACCGATTCGGGCTGGCGTGTGCGGTGGCAGCCCTCCGTGATGCACCGGCAGCTCCGCGACGGACAATCCTTCTCCTACAGCGACGACCGCGCCTACCGCACCCCCGTACTCGACACCAACGCCCGCCCGCTGATGACATGGCAAGCCGTGACGCTGATCGATCTCGAACGGGCACAGCTCGTGTCGGCCGGTCAACTGGCGCGCGCGCTCCGGCCGATCGAACCGTCGATCACCACGGCAACCATCCGAAAACTGTTCGACGGCAACAAAGCCCCGAGCCAGACCGTGATCAGGTTGCGCGACAGCGATCTCGAACGTGTCCAGCGCAGCATCAGGTCGATCGCCGGCATCACGACCACCGAGCAGGGCGCGCTCCTCAGTGCCACCAAAGCTCTCCACTCCCCCGCGATGGCCGGCCTCGAGGACATCTGGCGAAGCGCGATCGACGCCACGGCCGGCTGGTCGATCCAAATCGTCGACAAGGAGGGCGCACCAACGCATCTCGTTGACTCAGCTCAACCTGGCGAGACGTCTCCGGTCCGCACCTCGCTCGATCGCGACATCCAGGCCCAGGCGCAGCGGGCCGTCGACCGGGAACGACGCCCCGCGATGATCGTCGCGATCACCCCCTCGACCGGTGGAATCGTCGCCGTCGCCCAGAACGACGCCGCGGACCGCTCCGGCGCAGTCTCCCTGACCGGGTTGTATCCGCCGGGCTCGACCTTCAAGACCATCACCACCGCCGCAGCCCTGGCATCCGGCGGGGTGCAGCCGACATCGCAGGTCCCGTGTCCGGGACGGACGACGATCGAGGGGAGGACGATCCCCAACGAGGACGAATTCGATCTCGGAACCGTCCCTCTACCAACGGCTTTCTCGCGCTCCTGCAACACCTCCATGGGTGCGCTCGCGAACAAGCTCCCCGCCGACGCGTTGACCTCGATGGCCCGCCGGTTCGGCATCGGCGCCGACTACACCGTTCCGGGCCTGACCACCGTGACCGGTTCCGTACCGAACGCCGACACCCCCGCCCTGCGCGTCGAGAACGGCATCGGCCAGGGCACGGTCACCGTCAGCCCGTTCGGCCTGGCACTGGCCGAGGCGAGTCTCGCGCGAGGTGAGACCGTCACCCCGACGCTCATCGAGGGACGAGGAACCACCGGCGACACCGAACCCCGGCCGATTCCCGACGATGTGGTGCGCGCGCTGCGAAGCATGATGCGCGACACCGTCACCCGCGGAACCGCCGCCGCGCTGCAGGACATCCCTGGCCTGGGCGGCAAGACCGGGACGGCTGAGTACGGCGACAACAAGAACCCGCACGGCTGGTTTGCCGGCATCGTCGGCGACCTCGCCTTCGCGACGCTGGTCGTCGGCGGCGGATCGTCGGCGCCCGCAGTTCAGGTCAGCGGCGAGTTCCTGCGGCCGCTGAGCAACTAG